One region of Citrus sinensis mitochondrion, complete genome genomic DNA includes:
- the ccmFc gene encoding cytochrome c maturase subunit Fc, translated as MVQLHNFFFFITFMVVPRGTAAPVLLKWFVSRDVPTGAPSSNGTIIPIPIPLFPLLVYLHSRKFIRSMDGAKSGVLVRASRPILLPDIIGRSSSETRARNALFRFVPVLHFLLLESKGDFSYLESFCGVLRLLFFRTFFFLPRDRSAKRERARRRKGQTLRPNGNEQRRNDKMRCSGRPHLERRVEEGFGPVAFPVPPSSGGACVEGVPPEIGLEALALPTSRQLMAVGHDYYQKAPMKMNISHGGVCIFMLGVLLSNTKKIQFTQRLPLGSELHMGKERCCLRGLDHLHGPTFHSICGNLMIYKPSLRNDRLMFEHDESLRADLLLINFPASYENGKLEHFLHRWMKNREHNNFWLTMFPEKRYFRETTSTTEVAIHTNLFTDLYASIVTGSSKTGGWYTTIMKLPFIFFIRIGFMLASSGGSRSLLRQLQKDKLRWN; from the exons ATGGTCCAACTACATAACTTTTTCTTTTTTATTACTTTTATGGTCGTGCCTCGTGGCACGGCAGCACCCGTACTATTGAAATGGTTCGTCAGTAGAGATGTTCCCACAGGGGCCCCTTCTTCTAATGGTACTATAATTCCTATTCCTATCCCTTTATTCCCTCTTTTAGTCTATCTACATTCCAGGAAATTCATACGCTCCATGGACGGAGCAAAAAGTGGAGTCTTGGTCAGAGCAAGCCGCCCTATTCTATTACCAGACATAATTGGGAGAAGCTCATCCGAAACTAGAGCTAGAAACGCCTTATTTCGTTTCGTTCCCGTTCTTCATTTCCTTCTTCTCGAATCCAAGGGGGACTTCTCATATTTAGAATCTTTCTGTGGTGTGCTCCGTTTACTATTCTTTCGTACTTTCTTCTTTTTACCACGCGATAGGTCAGCGAAGCGTGAGCGGGCGCGGAGAAGGAAAGGCCAAACACTTCGGCCTAACGGGAATGAGCAACGACGAAATGACAAGATGAGGTGCTCCGGGCGCCCCCATTTAGAAAGAAGGGTCGAAGAAGGTTTTGGGCCTGTAGCTTTCCCCGTCCCCCCTTCGTCGGGTGGTGCTTGTGTGGAGGGTGTGCCACCAGAAATCGGGCTTGAAGCTCTCGCCTTACCAACGAGCCGACAGCTGATGGCTGTTGGTCACGACTACTACCAAAAAGCTCCAATGAAGATGAATATTTCACATGGAGGAGTGTGCATCTTTATGTTGGGTGTTCTTCTGTC TAACACAAAGAAGATACAGTTCACTCAACGATTGCCTTTGGGTTCCGAACTCCATATGGGGAAGGAGCGTTGTTGTTTGCGAGGTCTCGATCATTTACATGGACCTACTTTTCATTCCATTTGTGGGAATTTGATGATCTATAAACCGTCCCTAAGGAACGATCGGCTCATGTTTGAGCATGATGAATCACTTCGCGCCGACCTGTTGCTAATAAACTTTCCGGCCTCATATGAGAATGGAAAACTGGAGCATTTTCTGCATCGGTGGATGAAGAATCGCGAACATAATAATTTCTGGTTGACCATGTTCCCAGAAAAAAGATACTTTCGAGAAACGACGAGCACGACTGAAGTGGCTATACATACAAATCTATTTACAGATCTATATGCTTCGATTGTAACTGGAAGTTCCAAAACAGGAGGCTGGTATACCACCATAATGAAACTTCCTTTTATTTTTTTTATTCGGATAGGATTTATGTTGGCTTCGTCGGGAGGCTCGCGTAGTTTGTTACGTCAGCTCCAAAAGGATAAGTTGCGTTGGAATTGA